The Rhodothermus marinus DSM 4252 genome window below encodes:
- a CDS encoding DUF7017 domain-containing protein, translating into MTSEVPTEVIQQFHALCQRQDFKSALPLARHLRPMLIRDRRLANTWGWVLYRQLKNLQQRLQQKDGRAANNLPEHLAQQVREILVEYARLPNLHRPDLLHALMLATVCRIGTRWRGILGFLYYVRAFDTLRPEDRRPRTLQQRTYPSLEQQLTRTVAAALAKLPLEDQRPEVLNWASTQVQQRLSRFPDKPWIPYHLACYLIKKQRISEARPLLAPVLLQHHQKSWIWEKVARANQDRPAHRLTALTQALRLATKEHPVVRFRLHLYLAELLAAEQRYDEAAAQLQAARRLEKELGRNEQDRRNPLWRSYRQMLQQPWFRQRAERTDLPQEPALTIQPDVILYEHQPLQEAFGVVIHHNPDRNRTLIRLSPSEVVSVKHRRFPQASRLEPGTVVWLCLAEKRVVALEPRAGHPLPDLVRRFRGRLLQPEGRAFAFVLTEDNERIFIAPGLNRQLALEAGAMVEVLAERTIDPKKKMLSWSALKVEPVADR; encoded by the coding sequence ATGACCTCCGAAGTACCGACCGAAGTGATTCAACAGTTCCATGCGCTGTGCCAGCGGCAAGACTTCAAATCCGCCTTACCGCTGGCCCGGCATCTGCGTCCGATGCTTATCCGGGATCGCCGGCTGGCCAACACCTGGGGCTGGGTCCTCTACAGGCAACTGAAGAACCTGCAGCAACGATTGCAACAAAAGGACGGCAGGGCAGCGAACAACCTGCCCGAACACCTGGCCCAACAGGTCCGGGAAATCCTGGTCGAATATGCCCGACTTCCGAACCTGCACCGTCCAGACCTGCTGCATGCGCTCATGCTGGCCACGGTCTGCCGGATCGGGACCCGCTGGCGGGGTATCCTGGGCTTTCTGTACTACGTGCGCGCCTTCGACACGCTGCGCCCCGAAGACAGGCGTCCCCGCACGTTACAGCAACGTACCTATCCTTCACTCGAGCAACAGCTGACCCGGACGGTGGCCGCCGCTCTCGCAAAGCTCCCCCTGGAGGACCAGCGGCCGGAAGTGCTGAACTGGGCCAGTACGCAGGTGCAGCAGCGTCTTAGCCGCTTTCCCGACAAGCCATGGATCCCCTATCATCTGGCCTGTTATCTGATCAAAAAACAACGGATTTCCGAGGCACGTCCCCTGCTGGCCCCCGTGCTTCTGCAACACCATCAGAAGAGCTGGATCTGGGAGAAGGTTGCCCGGGCCAACCAGGACCGGCCGGCACACCGCCTCACGGCACTGACCCAGGCCCTGCGTCTTGCAACGAAGGAGCATCCCGTCGTTCGCTTCAGGCTACACCTGTACCTGGCCGAGCTGCTGGCCGCCGAGCAGCGCTATGACGAAGCCGCCGCTCAGCTTCAGGCCGCCCGTCGGCTGGAAAAAGAACTCGGCCGAAACGAACAGGACAGGCGCAACCCGCTCTGGCGGAGCTATCGGCAAATGTTGCAGCAGCCCTGGTTTCGTCAACGAGCCGAGCGCACCGATCTGCCTCAGGAACCCGCGCTCACCATTCAGCCTGATGTCATACTCTACGAGCATCAGCCCCTCCAGGAAGCTTTTGGCGTGGTCATCCACCACAACCCTGACAGAAATCGCACGCTTATCCGCCTGTCCCCTTCGGAGGTGGTCAGCGTCAAGCACAGACGATTTCCTCAGGCATCCCGGCTCGAACCGGGCACGGTGGTCTGGCTGTGCCTGGCAGAAAAGCGGGTGGTAGCACTCGAGCCCCGGGCGGGTCACCCATTGCCCGATCTGGTACGCCGCTTCCGGGGCCGCCTGCTTCAGCCCGAAGGGCGCGCCTTCGCCTTTGTGCTCACCGAAGACAACGAGCGCATTTTCATTGCGCCCGGACTCAATCGACAGCTTGCCCTCGAAGCAGGCGCTATGGTGGAGGTACTGGCCGAGCGCACCATTGACCCGAAGAAGAAGATGCTCTCCTGGAGTGCCCTGAAAGTCGAACCTGTTGCAGACCGTTGA
- a CDS encoding TIGR02710 family CRISPR-associated CARF protein, with protein sequence MRVRFLLVRLPFQQSMVLVMKELEGEQRVAIVPVVAPGETFHEEQAYRIFQEVAAGRLPAGAEELGEFEFPDEEAAQEAARDFVKNLKESLWGEVEAFGEKQQPSSVDTVLLLTVGGSTEPLVHAIRNLDLARSRVLFICSPDSRTLVEGGEGIMQRLPDMAGLERSRYDVMVWKDPDDLAGCVAALFELYRQIRREYPGARIAANYTGGTKTMSAALVIGAVLLGWELQLNVGVRQDLRQVLAGTDVPTRVAADDVLLRLELRLVRQALDRYDYGAAEGLVQEWLRTLSLGGERRTQVLLLYQIVRGLAAWDLGQYRQALVSFGLAGEHGASWLPRLRVLAEGQEDTFELVADLLLGAARRAHQRRYDDAVVRLLRALELFGTIRLRQAHGLDVGQLEPARLPERLRETLASTGYRGAVEVETVYRLLEALGDPVGRLFAKRRTSLLEALEQSRHSRLIGGNFSIDEQTYGVVRSRLEGFLHEAARLTDQTLQAPQLPRSEVLDWVGLE encoded by the coding sequence ATGCGCGTGCGTTTTCTGCTGGTGCGGCTGCCGTTTCAACAGTCGATGGTGCTGGTGATGAAGGAGCTGGAAGGGGAGCAGCGTGTGGCCATAGTACCGGTCGTTGCGCCCGGTGAGACTTTCCACGAAGAGCAGGCCTACCGGATTTTTCAGGAGGTTGCGGCCGGACGCCTGCCCGCCGGTGCAGAGGAGCTTGGCGAATTTGAATTTCCAGACGAGGAAGCGGCACAGGAGGCCGCTCGTGATTTTGTAAAGAACCTGAAGGAGTCCCTCTGGGGAGAGGTGGAAGCTTTCGGGGAGAAGCAGCAGCCGTCTTCTGTCGATACGGTGCTGTTGCTTACGGTGGGGGGTTCCACTGAACCGCTCGTGCACGCTATCCGAAATCTGGATCTGGCACGGAGTCGCGTGCTGTTTATCTGCTCTCCCGATTCGCGGACGCTGGTAGAGGGCGGGGAAGGAATAATGCAGCGTTTGCCGGATATGGCGGGTCTGGAGCGTTCGCGCTATGATGTGATGGTCTGGAAGGATCCGGACGATCTGGCGGGATGCGTGGCGGCACTCTTTGAATTGTACCGGCAGATCCGCAGGGAGTACCCCGGCGCGCGTATCGCAGCCAACTACACCGGGGGCACCAAGACGATGTCGGCGGCACTGGTGATCGGTGCAGTGCTGCTTGGCTGGGAGTTGCAGCTCAACGTGGGCGTGCGGCAGGATCTGCGCCAGGTGCTGGCCGGTACGGACGTCCCTACGCGCGTTGCGGCCGACGATGTACTCCTGCGGCTCGAGTTGCGTCTGGTGCGTCAGGCACTAGATCGATATGACTATGGGGCGGCCGAGGGGCTCGTGCAGGAATGGCTGCGCACGCTGTCGCTGGGTGGTGAGCGCCGTACGCAGGTGTTGCTGCTGTACCAGATTGTTCGGGGGCTTGCGGCCTGGGACCTGGGGCAGTATCGCCAGGCGCTGGTAAGCTTTGGCCTGGCGGGTGAGCACGGGGCGAGCTGGCTGCCGCGGCTTCGCGTTCTGGCCGAGGGGCAGGAGGATACCTTCGAGTTGGTGGCCGATCTGTTGCTGGGCGCAGCACGTCGTGCCCATCAGCGCCGCTACGATGATGCGGTGGTGCGGTTGCTGAGAGCTCTTGAGCTTTTTGGCACGATCCGGTTGCGGCAGGCCCACGGCCTCGACGTCGGACAGCTGGAGCCTGCCCGCCTTCCGGAGAGGCTGCGCGAGACCCTGGCATCGACCGGGTATCGAGGGGCCGTCGAGGTCGAAACGGTCTATCGCCTATTGGAGGCGCTTGGAGACCCGGTGGGCCGTCTGTTTGCGAAACGCCGCACGTCATTGCTTGAAGCGCTGGAGCAGAGCCGTCATTCGCGTCTGATAGGGGGTAATTTTTCGATTGACGAACAGACTTATGGGGTTGTGCGCAGCCGACTTGAAGGGTTCCTCCATGAGGCGGCCCGGTTAACGGACCAGACGCTTCAGGCTCCACAACTACCACGTTCGGAAGTGCTGGACTGGGTGGGCCTCGAGTGA
- a CDS encoding RecQ family ATP-dependent DNA helicase, giving the protein MDRYWYSAAARLGLWDTLPEAQQGLVNNLYRRLRFYAHAVLEGYEAFAFDKTESESLSSLLAVIDKLTIRGCPTLVDLDLETALLEGPCRQFVDAVPIEDGPVVGWKFRRFLLPVQFSDLIRATVELLELPFSSNGKDGTDDLAYPVITPELEALSSEEEHLFIEQFASVFGSHLLRKLRRQVPLQDLVPYELEEPFVRQRVDFALQIGRLRYVFEIDGRQHLEPGQRRLDDQRDQLLKNAGWQVIRIPVEVVRQGRGSQLQTLHDRLREAQLEGLEQIGRTSVLDLVASSDLYRAALYGWIYPLAVHRCLRGLAFLYRFGYLDAGRPQRVLVIEEDIPVVASAFRILHTYWDHLRALAPEVPPPPTLEVDVIGCDEIEILAPVEGTRRVTAPSGSYDLVLDHSFWLYDGSEGPLEKELQPLPPGRYVRLRRAFGLREERSLTWSAALHYDLGDLERALIAEAEGRPAEMPERKVAALRFFLQQIFRKRDFWEGQLRVIARLLQGRPTVVLLPTGGGKSLTYQYSGMLLPGMTIVVDPLISLMIDQVDNLRGFAIDMVASISSIIDTEARERIIAQMGAGKLAYVFISPERLQSDDFRQKLQDVAARLPISLAVVDEAHCVSEWGHDFRPSYLHMTHNLQKFCASAASRPTLVALTGTASFAVLTDIQAELGITDESAIVLPRSFDRKEIRFHVERVPREAKMHALKRFRSQLPYLLRVNPQRFFDLSGAETNCGIVFCPHVNGELGVWEVALELGHGKCYAGKQPRSFNEQRHGKWRDFKLKVQKDFKHNRIQEIVATKSFGMGIDKPNIRYTIHICIPHSVEAFYQEAGRAGRNGKPGYAISAILYSDENWVEAMGIFNEADHRKAQKKIENIPWNSRGDLLIQLWLLYNTYRGRDDEYQRALDFWKRYVRPELKELPVGATRLLEIPFTQSRRVDDEEEETNRGALEKSIFRMVILRIVEDYTIDWNQSIFQLRVRNAAPIEIKQSLRNYLGRYKLPATADQMVQPIPEDDQEKALEAALEVLIDFVYGEIAAKRKQALRTMAELCRNFRSDRDFREAILAYLQESEFSAELRTWIGRGFDEIGLEKIRDLLGKLSSLDEIKRLVGTTRRMLDEDPGNVPLRYLSAVARALSRVESEESVLEEVVSLTLQILRLKDRLRDPDEILAALLGDLATARPELLARAADRVLRLFGTPALARRLLQGPAGSDAVVRNHAAVLLMAESLRTIRESAFYQTLVNAV; this is encoded by the coding sequence ATGGACCGCTACTGGTATTCGGCAGCGGCGCGTCTCGGGTTGTGGGACACTCTGCCCGAAGCGCAACAGGGGCTGGTCAATAACCTCTACAGACGACTTCGATTCTATGCCCACGCGGTCCTGGAGGGCTACGAAGCATTTGCTTTCGACAAGACGGAGTCCGAGTCTCTGAGTTCGCTTCTGGCCGTTATCGACAAACTGACGATTCGAGGGTGCCCGACGCTGGTTGATCTCGACCTGGAGACGGCCTTACTCGAAGGCCCCTGCCGCCAATTCGTCGATGCAGTCCCGATTGAAGATGGTCCGGTTGTGGGATGGAAATTCAGACGGTTCCTGTTGCCCGTGCAGTTTTCGGATCTGATCCGGGCCACGGTCGAATTGCTCGAATTACCGTTCAGCTCCAACGGTAAGGATGGAACGGACGACCTGGCATATCCGGTGATAACGCCAGAGCTGGAGGCATTGAGCAGCGAGGAGGAGCATCTGTTTATCGAGCAGTTTGCGAGCGTTTTTGGGTCGCACCTGTTGCGTAAACTGCGCAGGCAGGTTCCGTTGCAGGATCTCGTGCCTTATGAGCTTGAGGAGCCCTTCGTTCGCCAGCGCGTCGATTTTGCCCTGCAGATCGGACGGTTGCGATACGTTTTCGAAATCGATGGCAGACAACATCTGGAGCCGGGGCAGCGCCGTCTGGATGATCAGCGAGATCAGTTGCTGAAAAACGCCGGCTGGCAGGTGATTCGTATTCCGGTCGAAGTCGTGCGTCAGGGGAGGGGTTCTCAACTGCAGACGCTACATGACAGGCTGCGCGAAGCGCAGCTCGAAGGGCTGGAGCAGATCGGCCGGACGAGTGTGCTGGACCTGGTGGCCAGCTCGGATCTTTACCGCGCCGCGCTCTACGGCTGGATTTATCCGCTGGCGGTGCATCGCTGCCTGCGCGGGCTTGCTTTCCTGTACCGGTTCGGTTATCTGGATGCAGGCAGGCCGCAACGTGTGCTGGTCATTGAAGAGGATATTCCGGTGGTGGCCAGTGCGTTTCGCATTCTGCATACCTACTGGGACCATCTCCGAGCGCTGGCTCCGGAGGTGCCGCCTCCACCGACGCTTGAAGTTGACGTGATCGGATGCGACGAGATTGAAATTCTGGCGCCCGTTGAAGGCACGCGGCGCGTTACGGCTCCTTCGGGCTCATACGACCTGGTGCTGGACCACAGTTTCTGGCTGTATGACGGGTCAGAGGGACCGCTGGAAAAAGAATTACAGCCGCTGCCTCCCGGGCGTTATGTGCGTCTGCGTCGGGCTTTCGGCCTGCGCGAAGAGCGGTCTCTGACCTGGTCGGCGGCCCTGCACTACGATCTGGGCGATCTTGAACGGGCCCTGATTGCCGAGGCCGAGGGGCGCCCTGCAGAAATGCCCGAACGTAAAGTGGCTGCCTTGCGGTTTTTCCTGCAGCAGATTTTCCGGAAGCGAGATTTCTGGGAGGGGCAGCTTCGCGTCATTGCCCGGCTTCTCCAGGGGCGTCCCACGGTGGTTCTGCTGCCGACAGGCGGCGGTAAATCGCTGACCTATCAGTACAGCGGGATGCTGCTGCCGGGCATGACCATCGTCGTCGATCCCCTCATTTCTCTGATGATCGACCAGGTCGATAATCTCAGAGGATTTGCCATAGATATGGTGGCCTCTATCTCTTCAATCATCGACACAGAAGCGCGTGAGCGCATTATTGCACAGATGGGGGCCGGTAAGCTCGCGTATGTTTTCATCTCGCCGGAGCGCCTTCAGAGCGACGATTTCCGGCAGAAGTTGCAGGATGTGGCCGCTCGACTTCCCATCTCGCTCGCGGTTGTCGATGAAGCACACTGCGTTTCCGAATGGGGCCACGACTTTCGTCCGTCTTATCTGCACATGACGCACAACCTTCAGAAATTCTGCGCTTCAGCTGCTTCCAGACCAACCCTTGTTGCCCTGACGGGTACCGCTTCGTTTGCCGTGCTGACCGATATTCAGGCCGAACTGGGAATCACCGACGAAAGTGCCATTGTGCTTCCCAGGTCGTTCGATCGTAAGGAAATCCGCTTTCACGTGGAGCGGGTGCCTCGCGAAGCAAAAATGCACGCTCTTAAGCGCTTTCGCAGTCAGCTTCCATATCTGCTCCGGGTCAATCCTCAACGCTTCTTTGATCTCAGTGGCGCCGAGACGAATTGCGGTATTGTGTTCTGTCCTCACGTAAATGGAGAACTCGGTGTCTGGGAAGTGGCGCTTGAGCTTGGCCACGGAAAGTGCTACGCCGGCAAACAACCCAGAAGCTTTAACGAGCAACGGCACGGTAAATGGCGTGACTTCAAGTTGAAGGTTCAGAAGGATTTCAAGCACAACAGAATCCAGGAGATCGTCGCAACCAAGTCGTTCGGAATGGGCATTGACAAACCCAACATTCGCTACACCATACACATCTGCATTCCACATTCGGTCGAGGCCTTCTATCAGGAAGCAGGTCGTGCGGGCCGCAACGGAAAGCCGGGCTATGCAATTTCGGCCATTCTGTACAGCGACGAGAACTGGGTGGAGGCAATGGGGATCTTCAACGAAGCCGATCACCGGAAGGCCCAGAAAAAGATCGAAAACATTCCGTGGAATAGCCGTGGCGATTTGCTCATTCAGCTGTGGCTGCTGTATAACACCTACCGGGGGCGCGACGACGAGTATCAGCGAGCGCTTGACTTCTGGAAGAGGTATGTGCGCCCGGAGCTGAAGGAGCTACCCGTAGGCGCCACGCGGCTGTTGGAGATTCCATTTACCCAATCCCGAAGGGTTGACGACGAGGAGGAAGAGACTAACAGGGGGGCGCTTGAGAAGTCCATCTTCCGGATGGTTATTCTGAGGATCGTGGAAGACTACACGATTGACTGGAATCAGAGCATTTTCCAGTTGCGCGTGCGCAATGCCGCTCCGATAGAGATAAAGCAATCGCTTCGCAACTATCTGGGGCGCTATAAACTGCCGGCCACGGCCGATCAGATGGTTCAACCGATTCCGGAGGATGACCAGGAAAAGGCCCTGGAGGCAGCACTCGAAGTGTTGATCGATTTTGTCTATGGTGAAATAGCCGCCAAGCGGAAACAGGCTCTGCGCACGATGGCGGAGCTCTGTCGCAACTTCAGATCCGACAGGGATTTCAGAGAGGCCATTCTCGCCTACCTGCAGGAGTCGGAATTTTCCGCGGAGTTGCGCACCTGGATCGGGCGCGGTTTTGATGAGATCGGCCTTGAAAAGATTCGCGATTTGCTCGGAAAACTCTCTTCGCTGGACGAGATCAAAAGGCTTGTGGGTACGACTCGACGTATGCTGGATGAGGATCCGGGCAACGTGCCGCTTCGCTATCTTTCCGCAGTGGCCCGGGCGTTGAGTCGGGTGGAAAGCGAGGAAAGCGTGCTGGAGGAGGTCGTGTCGCTGACGCTTCAGATCCTTCGGCTGAAGGATCGACTGAGAGATCCAGACGAAATACTCGCGGCACTGCTGGGAGATCTTGCGACCGCTCGTCCCGAACTGCTGGCCAGGGCCGCCGACAGGGTGCTTCGGCTGTTCGGGACTCCTGCCCTGGCCCGCAGACTTCTGCAGGGACCTGCAGGGTCTGATGCGGTTGTGCGTAACCACGCGGCCGTATTGCTCATGGCAGAATCCCTGCGTACGATCAGAGAATCCGCGTTTTATCAGACCCTTGTTAATGCAGTATGA
- a CDS encoding ribonuclease H-like domain-containing protein, with translation MKRNTLHYVAFDIETCPLPQESYSKQQHARLAKEMHLRRKREPDVVEEAIIQQKAASLHPLLGWIVCISVQRAVDNPFQPNPPHSYLAPTPDDERDMLERFWHDVQQFVDRRERICWITFNGKRFDVPFLLARTLHHGLAPVQCDLLDTYPYNQYPHCDLSKLFEGINLGLADLCALLNVSNPKEYGDGNQVQHMLETEGIEAVRRYCEADVEATMQCFARLLPLLPPACQPRG, from the coding sequence ATGAAAAGAAATACGCTACATTATGTAGCATTTGATATTGAAACCTGTCCTTTGCCACAAGAAAGTTATTCGAAACAACAACATGCGCGTCTGGCGAAAGAAATGCATTTGCGTCGCAAGCGTGAGCCAGATGTGGTGGAGGAGGCGATAATACAGCAAAAAGCAGCCAGCCTACATCCGCTGCTGGGCTGGATTGTATGCATTTCGGTGCAGCGGGCCGTGGACAATCCCTTCCAGCCCAACCCGCCACACTCCTATCTGGCGCCTACGCCCGACGACGAGCGCGACATGCTCGAACGCTTCTGGCACGACGTGCAGCAGTTTGTCGACCGCCGCGAAAGAATCTGCTGGATCACCTTCAACGGCAAACGGTTTGATGTGCCTTTTCTGCTGGCCCGTACGCTTCATCATGGGCTTGCGCCAGTACAATGTGATTTGCTGGACACCTATCCCTATAACCAGTATCCGCACTGCGATCTCTCCAAACTGTTTGAGGGAATTAACCTGGGATTGGCCGATCTTTGTGCGCTGCTGAATGTCTCCAATCCCAAGGAGTATGGCGATGGAAATCAGGTGCAACACATGCTGGAGACCGAAGGGATTGAGGCCGTGCGCCGCTATTGTGAGGCCGATGTCGAAGCAACGATGCAGTGCTTTGCACGCCTGTTGCCCCTGCTTCCTCCGGCGTGTCAGCCCCGGGGGTAA
- a CDS encoding RNA-guided endonuclease InsQ/TnpB family protein: protein MRTTFKYRLYRSKRDKHLIEQIEVAASIWNHSVALTRRYYRIYGKYPGANRLMKHIARLRRRNPYWQKLGSQAVQDVIQRLDRAYWRFFSDPKAGRPRFKKRERYSSFTLKQAGWKYPGGNRIRIGKHNYKFVLSRPIQGEIKTVTIKRDRVGRLWICFSVVTEEQPKPPAPHEAVMRPVGLDFGLKCFLTLSDGTKIQSPEFFRRGLQEVRKAHRALSRKQRGSNNYRKARVRLAKVYDRISNQRRDWFFKTAHALCERYDFIALEDLNIEGMKRRWGRKVSDLGFGEFVSILEHVARKRGVRVAKVARFFPSSRRCSCCGWVKENLSLADREWTCERCGTVHDRDENAAINICREGASFLGVGDVRPPEAAVAV from the coding sequence ATGCGCACAACGTTCAAATATCGCCTCTATCGATCCAAGCGGGATAAGCACCTGATCGAGCAGATCGAGGTGGCCGCCTCCATCTGGAACCACTCCGTGGCGCTGACGCGACGCTACTACCGGATCTACGGGAAATACCCCGGGGCAAACCGGCTGATGAAGCACATCGCCAGACTCCGCCGGCGCAACCCCTACTGGCAAAAGCTCGGGTCACAGGCCGTGCAGGACGTGATCCAGCGACTCGACAGGGCCTACTGGCGGTTCTTCTCTGACCCGAAGGCCGGAAGGCCCCGCTTCAAGAAGCGCGAGCGGTATTCCTCGTTTACTCTGAAACAGGCCGGGTGGAAGTACCCTGGAGGTAATCGGATTCGCATTGGCAAGCACAACTACAAGTTCGTGCTCTCCCGCCCGATTCAAGGCGAAATCAAGACCGTCACGATCAAGCGGGACCGTGTAGGGCGACTCTGGATCTGTTTCAGTGTGGTCACAGAGGAACAGCCGAAGCCTCCAGCCCCACACGAGGCGGTAATGCGCCCGGTGGGGCTGGACTTCGGCCTGAAGTGCTTCCTCACACTGAGCGACGGCACTAAGATCCAGTCGCCCGAGTTCTTCCGTCGCGGTCTGCAGGAGGTGAGAAAGGCCCACCGCGCGCTCAGCCGCAAGCAGCGGGGATCGAACAACTACCGCAAAGCCCGTGTCCGTCTTGCGAAGGTCTATGACCGGATAAGCAACCAGCGTCGGGACTGGTTCTTCAAGACGGCCCATGCGCTCTGCGAGCGCTACGACTTCATTGCCCTTGAGGATCTGAACATTGAGGGCATGAAGCGGAGGTGGGGAAGGAAGGTCAGTGATCTCGGCTTTGGGGAGTTCGTGTCGATCCTTGAGCATGTTGCTCGGAAGCGGGGCGTTCGTGTTGCGAAGGTAGCCCGTTTCTTTCCGAGCAGCAGGAGGTGTTCCTGTTGTGGTTGGGTTAAGGAGAACCTCAGTCTTGCAGATCGCGAGTGGACGTGCGAGCGGTGCGGCACCGTGCACGACCGTGATGAGAATGCGGCGATAAACATTTGCAGGGAAGGGGCATCTTTCCTTGGGGTAGGCGACGTAAGACCGCCTGAGGCGGCTGTCGCTGTCTGA
- a CDS encoding replication initiator protein A, translating to MKRSDVYQDERYIAMNPFVALQPQDVGETRIVRTWTDTNGFKHEFIIEAPRIAGEYAEQVFIALLYFTYQQREKGHDLPSCVTVNQSDLFNIMHWPSTGRYSSRLKDSLDYYMSVKITTNTYRQRRELRVLSTHVLAGYEIYTQGRRKRVRWEWAPDFLAQIQEGDHLYSNVNDYFSLSTPTSRRCFRLLQALTIPGGKPYVADLKHFAEIRMGMGSTRVFAHVARRLENALEELRAKKLGIGFITENPERIILARYPKDSAETLSIFAELPDRIKNQLPPPRLPGLAGQYEQREQVSRLILEIPVILKDG from the coding sequence ATGAAGCGCTCGGACGTCTATCAGGACGAACGCTACATCGCCATGAACCCATTCGTGGCGCTCCAGCCTCAGGATGTAGGTGAAACCCGTATCGTCCGTACATGGACCGACACGAATGGCTTCAAGCATGAGTTCATCATAGAAGCTCCCCGTATTGCCGGAGAATACGCCGAACAGGTCTTTATCGCCCTGCTTTATTTCACCTATCAGCAAAGAGAGAAAGGTCATGACCTCCCATCATGCGTCACCGTCAATCAGAGTGATCTTTTCAACATTATGCACTGGCCTTCAACAGGACGCTACTCCAGCCGGCTCAAAGACAGTCTCGACTACTACATGAGCGTCAAAATCACCACGAACACTTATCGACAACGACGCGAGCTGCGAGTCCTTTCAACCCACGTACTGGCCGGATACGAAATCTACACGCAGGGAAGACGGAAACGCGTCCGCTGGGAATGGGCCCCTGACTTTCTGGCTCAGATTCAGGAAGGCGACCACCTCTACAGCAACGTCAACGACTACTTCAGCCTGTCGACACCGACCAGTCGGCGGTGCTTCAGACTGCTTCAGGCTCTGACTATACCCGGCGGAAAACCCTACGTGGCCGATCTGAAGCATTTTGCCGAGATCCGCATGGGAATGGGAAGTACCAGGGTTTTCGCTCACGTTGCCCGCCGCCTTGAAAACGCCCTGGAAGAGCTTCGCGCAAAGAAGCTCGGCATCGGCTTCATCACAGAAAATCCGGAACGCATCATCCTCGCCCGCTATCCCAAGGACTCTGCCGAAACGCTGTCGATTTTCGCCGAACTGCCCGATCGCATAAAGAACCAGCTCCCACCGCCACGTCTGCCCGGTCTGGCAGGCCAGTACGAGCAAAGAGAACAGGTATCCAGGTTGATTCTGGAGATACCGGTGATTCTTAAAGATGGATGA
- a CDS encoding type II toxin-antitoxin system Phd/YefM family antitoxin, translated as MKRIVSATEARVHLGAIMREIVEKGEHVVVERGGRPYVVMLSVEEYEHLCKKPDRGVWRALVLRARERVREDVGDRPIPPPEEIIRTSREERDAGFLDLH; from the coding sequence ATGAAACGCATCGTCAGCGCCACGGAGGCCCGCGTTCATCTGGGAGCGATCATGCGCGAGATCGTCGAGAAGGGGGAGCACGTCGTGGTGGAGCGGGGAGGGCGACCCTACGTCGTGATGCTCTCCGTGGAGGAATACGAGCACCTGTGCAAGAAGCCCGATCGTGGCGTGTGGAGAGCGCTCGTCCTGAGGGCCCGTGAGCGGGTACGGGAAGACGTAGGGGATCGCCCGATACCGCCTCCGGAGGAGATCATCCGTACTTCGAGGGAGGAGCGCGATGCCGGGTTCCTGGATCTGCATTGA
- a CDS encoding type II toxin-antitoxin system VapC family toxin, protein MPGSWICIDASIVVRLVARPDDHVVLERWDAWLAEGRRLAAPTLLFYEVTNALHRYHRHGWMKEGTVRSALEAALALPVELHGDASLHERALEMATELGLAAAYDAHYLALAERLRAEFWTADGKLVRAVGARFDWVRLLGS, encoded by the coding sequence ATGCCGGGTTCCTGGATCTGCATTGATGCCAGCATCGTCGTGCGCCTGGTGGCGCGTCCCGACGACCATGTGGTCCTGGAGCGGTGGGATGCTTGGCTTGCGGAAGGCCGACGCCTAGCGGCTCCGACCTTGCTCTTCTACGAGGTGACGAATGCCCTCCATCGGTACCACCGGCATGGCTGGATGAAGGAGGGGACGGTTCGGAGCGCCCTTGAGGCCGCGCTGGCACTCCCCGTGGAACTTCATGGAGACGCTTCGTTGCACGAGAGGGCTCTGGAGATGGCCACGGAGCTCGGTCTGGCCGCCGCATACGATGCACATTATCTGGCGCTGGCCGAGCGACTCCGGGCGGAGTTCTGGACGGCCGACGGGAAGCTCGTCCGAGCCGTGGGTGCCCGTTTCGATTGGGTTCGCCTGCTCGGGTCATGA
- a CDS encoding DUF4277 domain-containing protein: MRFCGILQKQEDTNDQEIRNATSGSPGHRSRYLPGDWPGRVKGPPARARPTSVGEAVQAMVLKAPGFTGRPLYLTPEFFANKPLDRLLRPGLTAEILHDDSLGRALDMLHE; this comes from the coding sequence ATGAGATTTTGTGGTATCCTCCAGAAGCAGGAGGATACCAATGACCAGGAGATACGCAACGCAACGTCTGGATCACCTGGGCATCGTAGCCGGTATCTGCCAGGAGATTGGCCTGGCCGAGTAAAAGGACCGCCTGCTCGGGCCCGGCCAACCAGCGTCGGGGAAGCGGTGCAGGCGATGGTCCTCAAAGCGCCGGGCTTCACCGGCCGTCCCCTTTACCTGACGCCGGAGTTCTTCGCCAACAAGCCCCTGGACCGCCTGTTGCGTCCGGGGCTGACGGCCGAGATACTCCATGACGACAGTCTGGGCCGGGCGCTGGACATGCTGCACGAGTAG